In one Bradyrhizobium cosmicum genomic region, the following are encoded:
- the coaBC gene encoding bifunctional phosphopantothenoylcysteine decarboxylase/phosphopantothenate--cysteine ligase CoaBC translates to MASLTIRKLDEGVKTYLRLRSARNRRSVEEEVRVILGELIEGREEPLTPFALPPAPSTAPTPQRIGAVPEASVTLIIGGGIAAYKSLDLIRRLKERRIEVRCVLTKAAQQFVTPLAVSALSHERVHTDLFDPQSEFDAGHIRLARECDMIVVAPATADLMAKMANGHADDLASAILLATNRKILLAPAMNPLMWNNAATRRNVAQLQRDGVVLIGPNSGEMAEAGEAGVGRMSEAIEIATAAERLLRPPVPRPLAGKRVLITAGPTHEPIDPVRYIANRSSGKQGFAIAAAAQAAGAEVILVSGPVDLDDPAGVTVKHVESARQMLEQVQASLPADIAIFAAAVADWRVASEGEQKLKKTSAGMPPLQLVENPDILATISKLTDNRPPLVIGFAAETEHLIDNAKSKLARKGCDWIVANDVSPATGVMGGDRNTVHLISRKDGEIAVDSWPVMTKEQVAIELVAHVAKSVTDKSLGDKEPEPAS, encoded by the coding sequence ATGGCAAGCCTGACCATCCGCAAGCTCGACGAGGGCGTCAAAACCTATCTGCGCCTGCGCTCGGCCAGGAACCGCAGGTCGGTCGAGGAGGAGGTTCGGGTCATCCTCGGGGAGCTGATCGAGGGTCGCGAGGAGCCGCTGACGCCGTTCGCGCTGCCGCCGGCACCATCCACGGCCCCCACGCCGCAGCGCATCGGCGCCGTCCCGGAGGCCAGCGTCACCCTGATCATCGGCGGCGGGATCGCGGCCTACAAGTCGCTGGACCTGATCCGCCGGCTCAAGGAGCGCCGCATCGAGGTCCGCTGCGTGCTGACCAAGGCCGCACAGCAATTCGTCACGCCGCTAGCGGTGAGCGCGCTCTCGCATGAGCGCGTCCATACCGATCTGTTCGACCCCCAGAGCGAGTTCGACGCCGGCCATATCAGGCTGGCGCGCGAGTGCGACATGATCGTGGTGGCGCCGGCGACGGCCGACCTGATGGCGAAGATGGCCAATGGCCATGCCGACGATCTCGCCAGCGCCATCCTGCTCGCCACCAACCGCAAGATCCTGCTGGCACCGGCGATGAATCCGCTGATGTGGAACAACGCGGCGACGCGCCGCAACGTCGCACAGCTTCAGCGCGACGGCGTGGTGCTGATCGGGCCGAATTCCGGCGAGATGGCCGAAGCGGGCGAGGCCGGCGTCGGCCGCATGTCCGAGGCGATCGAGATCGCCACCGCCGCCGAGCGCCTGCTGCGGCCACCGGTGCCGCGCCCGCTCGCCGGCAAGCGCGTGCTGATCACCGCAGGGCCCACCCACGAGCCGATCGACCCGGTGCGCTACATCGCCAACCGCTCCTCCGGCAAGCAGGGTTTTGCCATTGCCGCCGCTGCGCAAGCCGCAGGCGCGGAGGTGATTCTGGTGAGCGGTCCGGTCGATCTCGACGATCCCGCCGGTGTCACGGTGAAGCATGTCGAATCGGCGCGGCAGATGCTGGAGCAGGTGCAGGCTTCGCTTCCCGCCGACATCGCGATCTTCGCAGCCGCGGTCGCCGACTGGCGCGTCGCGAGCGAGGGCGAGCAGAAGCTGAAGAAGACCTCGGCCGGCATGCCGCCGCTCCAGCTGGTCGAGAACCCCGACATCCTCGCCACGATCTCGAAGCTGACCGACAACCGCCCGCCGCTGGTGATCGGCTTTGCCGCCGAGACCGAACATCTCATCGACAACGCCAAGTCCAAGCTGGCCCGCAAGGGCTGCGACTGGATCGTCGCCAATGATGTTTCGCCCGCAACAGGCGTGATGGGCGGCGACCGCAACACCGTGCACCTCATAAGTCGGAAGGACGGCGAGATTGCAGTTGATTCCTGGCCGGTGATGACCAAGGAACAGGTCGCCATCGAACTGGTCGCGCATGTCGCCAAGAGCGTGACCGACAAATCCTTGGGCGATAAAGAACCGGAGCCGGCATCTTGA
- the dut gene encoding dUTP diphosphatase has protein sequence MSTTITVELQQLAHAAGLPLPAYQTAEAAGLDLMAAVPDGEPMTLAPSQYALVPTGLAIALPPGHEAQVRPRSGLAAKHGVTVLNSPGTIDADYRGEIKVILINHGAAPFLIKRGERVAQMVIAPVVQAALVPVATLSATDRGAGGFGSTGR, from the coding sequence TTGAGCACGACAATCACGGTCGAACTGCAGCAGCTCGCCCACGCCGCGGGCCTGCCGTTGCCGGCCTATCAGACCGCCGAAGCCGCTGGCCTCGATTTGATGGCCGCGGTGCCGGACGGCGAACCGATGACGCTCGCCCCCAGCCAATACGCGCTGGTGCCGACGGGGCTCGCGATCGCGCTGCCGCCCGGGCACGAGGCCCAGGTGCGGCCGCGCTCCGGTCTCGCCGCTAAGCACGGCGTCACCGTGCTGAACTCGCCCGGAACCATCGACGCGGACTATCGCGGCGAGATCAAGGTGATCCTGATCAACCACGGCGCCGCCCCCTTCTTGATCAAGCGCGGCGAGCGCGTCGCGCAGATGGTGATCGCGCCCGTGGTGCAGGCCGCGCTGGTTCCCGTGGCGACCTTGTCGGCCACCGATCGCGGCGCTGGCGGCTTCGGCTCGACCGGCCGCTAG